In the Desulfitobacterium hafniense DCB-2 genome, GACCCAGTTTATTCAAGGCGCTTTTCAGCATAATCTCCCGGACCTCCTCCCCACGACGCTGCAAAGCAACGATGGTGGGAACTACATACAAAGAATTATGCCACTTCACAAAGCGTCCCATCTCTTCTTCGAGAATCCTCCCAGCCTGCAGGGCTGCTTCCTCCCGGGCTTTTTGATGGGAGTCCACTACTCCCCGCAAGTCATCGATGTCAAACAAAGTCACACCTTCTAATTCTCCCACATTGGGATGAATATCCCGGGGTACGGCGATATCGATCAGCAATAAAGCCCGCTGCCGGCGCTGTTCCATAACCCGCCTCATGCGCTCCGGCTTGATGACAAAATGAGCGGCAGCCGTTGCCGAAATAACGATATCGGCTTCGGCCAAGGCCGTATCCAATTCTTCATAAGGAATGGCTCTTCCTGAGAATTCCTCTGCCAAGGCTTGAGCGCGCTGCATAGAACGGTTGGACACCAATACAGTATCCGCTCCGCTGGCCACCAAATGCTTGGCCGTCAGAGCGCTCATCTCCCCTGCCCCTAAAATCAAAATACTCTTGCCTTGCACATCGCCAAAGGTTTGCTTGGCCAACTCTACCGCTGTGTAAGAAACCGAGGTGGGATGCTGGTCAATTTGTGTCTCGGAGCGGACCCTTTTTCCCACTGCCAAGGCATTTTGAAAAATGGCATGAATAATTTTATTGCTTAGATTAAGCTGTGATGATTTTTCGTAGGCCTCCGCTACCTGGCCCAGGATTTGAGTTTCACCCATCACCATGGAGTCCAGGCCGGCGACGACACGGAAAAGATGGCGTACGGAATCATAAAGAGTATGGACATAAAGATATTGATTAATATCTTCTTCGCGAAGCTTCCCATGCCGGGCCAGAAATTTCTTAATCACACTGACTCCCAGTTCCACTTCTGGAGTGGCGGCATAGATCTCCAAACGATTGCAGGTGCTTAACAACACTATCCCGTTTAAGGCGGATAGTTCATTCAATTCCATTAAGGCTTTATTGATCTCCGAAGGATGAAAGCTGACCTTCTCGCGAATCTCTACTGGAGCCGTTTTATGGTTCAACCCAATAGTGATTGGAAACACTTCTGCATTACTCCCTTCGCGTCGTCCAGCCGACCGTTTTTTATAAGCTCAAGCATCTCTCCATCCGTAGCGCGATTCCAAAACTTTTCCTTCTGCTCCGCTGTCAGCCGGGCTTTAACGTCCTTACGCCAGCTTCCCAGCAAAGTCAGGTAATCCTCGTAGGCCTCCCCATAGTGTTCTGCCAGCTCGGCCCGAATCTGCCGGGCGACAATGGGGCTGCTCCCTCCCGTAGAGACGGCAATGCTTAAATCTCCCCGTTCTAATATAGAGGGTACAATAAACGTACATTTCTCCGGATCATCCACCACATTGATCAGGCGCATGGATTTTTGAGCGTCTCC is a window encoding:
- the hemA gene encoding glutamyl-tRNA reductase; the protein is MFPITIGLNHKTAPVEIREKVSFHPSEINKALMELNELSALNGIVLLSTCNRLEIYAATPEVELGVSVIKKFLARHGKLREEDINQYLYVHTLYDSVRHLFRVVAGLDSMVMGETQILGQVAEAYEKSSQLNLSNKIIHAIFQNALAVGKRVRSETQIDQHPTSVSYTAVELAKQTFGDVQGKSILILGAGEMSALTAKHLVASGADTVLVSNRSMQRAQALAEEFSGRAIPYEELDTALAEADIVISATAAAHFVIKPERMRRVMEQRRQRALLLIDIAVPRDIHPNVGELEGVTLFDIDDLRGVVDSHQKAREEAALQAGRILEEEMGRFVKWHNSLYVVPTIVALQRRGEEVREIMLKSALNKLGPIDEKQEKIIRSMANSIVTHLLHAPIANLKEAANTSQGHLYTEILQNLFDLDGNELSPHAGWSVHHAASHHSNQG
- a CDS encoding precorrin-2 dehydrogenase/sirohydrochlorin ferrochelatase family protein, encoding MSHYYPIYVELQNKPVLVVGGGTVALRKVKTLLEHGAVVRIVSPELHPELVELVDDERCLWKKKEYSADDLQDEVLVFSCTEIEEVNSAAAGDAQKSMRLINVVDDPEKCTFIVPSILERGDLSIAVSTGGSSPIVARQIRAELAEHYGEAYEDYLTLLGSWRKDVKARLTAEQKEKFWNRATDGEMLELIKNGRLDDAKGVMQKCFQSLLG